GCGACATCCCGCTGGTCCATGTTTTTAAGAAGTCTCAGGCGCTTGACCTGCTCTCCAATTATCTGTTCCCACTCCTCGGTTGTACGAAATGTATCCATAATAGCCCCTTATTGGGATGTAATCATAGATAAGTATACATTATATCCTTTTTAAAGTCTACTATTGTTATGATTGTCAACTGGGCTGCCGCGTCATGTGTCCAAGGATGTTGATTCTGTGGACAGATTATGTTGATGTGTCCACGGCATGGACATAGAACGGGAAGACTCAAGACTATGTTTCTCAGGAGCCTCTGTTAGGGCCACTATGTATCGCAAGTATATATTATGGCCCTCAGAAAGTCCATTACGGCAATACTGTGCTATCGGATTCCTCGCCCAGGGTTTTCCCAAGCGTCTCCAGCACCTCCCGGGTAAACATGTCCCGGTCGCCTGAGAGCAATCTCGTGATCTCTCTTTCTGACATACCCATGCGCCGTGCCAGTTCTGTCTTGTCGATACCGAGTTTTCCCATAGCGACAACAACATGCTCCGTGATATCAAGGATTGCCT
This window of the Syntrophorhabdus sp. genome carries:
- a CDS encoding helix-turn-helix domain-containing protein; the protein is MEEAILDITEHVVVAMGKLGIDKTELARRMGMSEREITRLLSGDRDMFTREVLETLGKTLGEESDSTVLP